A single genomic interval of Myxosarcina sp. GI1 harbors:
- a CDS encoding ATP-dependent helicase: MSFDLKQTISDSPADFIDSTVFKPELSIQLRQLRNSLRVGQQSLADWQQGEMAVSAVPGAGKSHSLAVAAAIAIAKHQLHSRKQLVIVTYTRSAAASIKSKIRKRLQELSLPPRGFVVHTLHGLALNIASSHRELAALDLDKVNLIAPTMGHRLIRSSVEKWLATHPRQYRVLLEGIQFDGEETERLRRQSVLRTEVLPGLTYTVVREAKSSGLLPEDLRNLSQTATDNYQILAIAAGLYDEYQQAMQSQDLIDYDDMILAALRVLAYEPMRSLWQERVFAVFEDEAQDSSPLQEQLISILAGNSTNPDLSPNLVRVGDPNQAINSTFTPADPLYFNWFCQICEEKNSLATMDRAGRSNRTIIDAANFVLHWVNQQELRELRLAATAEPHPDLQLPFRPQNIQPVSPDDPQPEANPQATGKGLEIYRPDDIYQTVELIGKRAIALFKEHPERNAAILVRENRQGRFVAEELAYLQRDYKIKIYEVGETERHSHIPAEILQLLQFIDRPHSPDNLKAALEVLTQRGLIPTQDLNALATYPEQFLYPTPLDPPSKKEVTEVRDYCCDLLRARLALPHYQLIPYLGMKLKYTGSELATVQKLSEKVNQQIVGKSSLQSSIQALEEIVASEKFEGVEEDNDDRYTRSGQLTIITMHKAKGLDWDYVFLPFLHLDVLPGQPWVPTAAQFLGNFTLSEVARAQIRAVVHARYTNDAVSIPQPVAAWKEANRLKQAEEFRLLYVAMTRAKRLLWMSAAQLGPFRWSVFRPDKPASLQQKTPCPVLPALGRKFPRSVIN, encoded by the coding sequence ATGTCGTTCGATCTCAAACAAACAATTAGCGATTCTCCTGCCGATTTTATCGATTCAACTGTATTTAAACCAGAATTGTCAATTCAGCTACGGCAACTGCGAAATAGCCTGCGAGTCGGACAGCAGAGTCTGGCAGATTGGCAGCAAGGAGAAATGGCAGTTTCTGCCGTACCTGGTGCGGGCAAGTCTCACAGTTTGGCGGTAGCTGCGGCAATTGCTATTGCCAAGCATCAATTACACAGTCGCAAACAGCTTGTTATCGTAACTTATACTCGTTCGGCAGCCGCCAGTATCAAAAGTAAGATAAGAAAACGCCTTCAGGAATTATCTTTACCTCCCAGAGGGTTTGTAGTTCATACCCTACATGGTTTGGCTTTAAATATTGCCAGTTCCCATCGCGAACTAGCTGCTTTAGATTTAGATAAAGTCAATCTTATTGCCCCAACAATGGGACATCGTCTGATTAGAAGTTCGGTGGAAAAATGGCTGGCGACTCACCCACGTCAGTATCGGGTTTTGCTAGAAGGGATACAGTTTGACGGCGAGGAAACCGAAAGATTGCGCCGTCAGTCGGTGTTACGAACCGAAGTGTTGCCTGGCTTGACCTATACGGTGGTTAGAGAAGCTAAAAGTTCGGGTTTGCTACCAGAAGATTTACGCAACTTAAGCCAAACTGCTACCGATAACTATCAAATCCTAGCGATCGCCGCAGGACTTTATGATGAATATCAACAGGCAATGCAGTCACAAGATCTGATCGACTATGACGATATGATTTTGGCAGCTTTGAGAGTATTGGCATACGAGCCGATGCGATCGCTTTGGCAAGAGCGAGTATTTGCCGTATTTGAAGACGAGGCGCAAGATTCTAGTCCCCTACAGGAACAGCTAATCTCGATTTTGGCGGGTAATAGCACCAATCCCGATTTATCACCAAATTTAGTTAGAGTAGGCGATCCCAACCAAGCGATCAATTCTACCTTTACCCCTGCCGATCCCCTGTACTTTAATTGGTTTTGCCAAATCTGCGAAGAAAAAAACAGTTTGGCAACTATGGATCGAGCGGGACGCAGCAATCGTACTATTATCGATGCGGCAAATTTTGTACTGCATTGGGTTAACCAGCAAGAACTCAGAGAATTGCGTCTCGCTGCTACAGCAGAACCCCACCCAGATTTACAACTGCCTTTTCGTCCCCAAAATATTCAGCCAGTTTCTCCCGACGATCCCCAACCAGAAGCCAACCCCCAGGCAACGGGCAAAGGTTTAGAAATTTATCGCCCAGATGATATTTATCAGACCGTAGAGCTAATTGGCAAACGGGCGATCGCTTTATTTAAAGAACATCCAGAGAGAAATGCCGCAATTTTAGTTAGAGAAAATCGCCAAGGACGCTTTGTAGCCGAAGAATTAGCTTACTTGCAACGAGACTACAAAATAAAAATTTATGAAGTTGGCGAAACCGAAAGACATTCACATATACCTGCCGAAATTCTCCAGCTACTACAGTTTATCGATCGCCCTCATTCTCCAGACAATCTTAAAGCGGCATTAGAAGTCTTGACCCAGCGAGGTCTAATTCCCACTCAGGATCTCAACGCCCTTGCAACCTATCCCGAACAGTTTCTCTATCCTACCCCCCTCGATCCGCCATCTAAAAAAGAAGTAACGGAAGTGCGTGACTACTGTTGTGATTTACTCCGCGCTCGTTTGGCATTACCTCACTATCAACTGATTCCTTATTTGGGAATGAAGCTAAAATACACGGGTTCGGAATTAGCAACGGTACAAAAACTATCGGAAAAAGTTAACCAGCAGATTGTTGGTAAAAGTTCTCTACAAAGTAGCATTCAAGCTTTAGAAGAAATAGTTGCCTCAGAAAAATTTGAAGGGGTAGAAGAAGACAACGACGACCGCTATACTCGTAGCGGTCAACTGACTATTATTACCATGCACAAAGCCAAAGGATTAGATTGGGACTACGTGTTTCTACCTTTTCTGCATTTGGACGTGCTGCCAGGACAACCCTGGGTTCCTACGGCAGCGCAATTTTTAGGCAATTTTACTCTTTCAGAGGTCGCTCGCGCTCAAATTCGTGCGGTAGTTCACGCTCGGTATACTAATGATGCAGTTTCTATTCCCCAACCAGTTGCCGCTTGGAAAGAAGCCAACAGGCTCAAGCAAGCCGAAGAATTTCGCTTGCTCTATGTGGCAATGACTAGAGCCAAACGTTTGCTGTGGATGTCTGCTGCTCAGTTAGGTCCTTTTCGCTGGAGCGTATTTCGTCCCGACAAACCAGCTAGCTTACAGCAGAAAACACCTTGTCCTGTTTTGCCTGCGTTGGGTCGTAAGTTTCCCCGCTCTGTTATTAATTAA
- a CDS encoding RNA-binding protein, whose amino-acid sequence MSIYVGNLNYEITQEDLNEVFAEYGTVKRVHLPTDRETGRKRGFGFVEMGTEDEETAAISALDGAEWMGRSLKVNKARPREPRSSGGGGRRNFRF is encoded by the coding sequence ATGTCAATTTATGTCGGCAATCTCAACTATGAGATTACCCAAGAAGATCTTAATGAGGTTTTCGCCGAATATGGTACGGTCAAGCGGGTTCATCTTCCTACAGACCGCGAAACAGGTCGCAAACGTGGTTTTGGCTTCGTCGAAATGGGAACGGAAGATGAAGAAACTGCGGCAATTAGCGCTCTAGATGGTGCTGAATGGATGGGTCGATCGCTCAAAGTTAATAAAGCTAGACCTCGCGAACCTAGAAGTTCTGGAGGCGGCGGACGTAGAAATTTCCGTTTTTAA
- a CDS encoding BON domain-containing protein — protein MNKLTTVLLGSTLLFGAVACDVARTSGDAPTSEGETVEQPAQVEDTLEDADSDLRQRQLNSDIRAREERNDVFGEQEQRDNSDLESEVRAKLEANIPRSKLTIDAENGAVFIRGTVPSEKEYSTIEPLAREITGVDTVQLEVEIVPGAES, from the coding sequence ATGAACAAACTAACTACTGTATTACTAGGTAGCACGTTACTTTTTGGTGCCGTTGCCTGTGATGTAGCCAGAACTAGTGGAGATGCACCTACTTCTGAAGGTGAAACGGTAGAACAACCCGCTCAAGTAGAAGACACTTTAGAAGATGCTGATAGCGATCTTCGTCAAAGGCAGCTAAATTCTGATATTAGAGCTAGAGAGGAGCGTAACGATGTTTTTGGCGAACAAGAGCAAAGAGATAATTCCGATCTTGAAAGTGAAGTCAGAGCTAAACTCGAAGCAAACATTCCTCGTAGCAAGTTAACTATCGATGCTGAAAATGGTGCAGTGTTTATCAGGGGAACTGTTCCCAGTGAAAAAGAATATTCTACAATCGAGCCATTGGCTAGAGAAATTACAGGAGTCGATACGGTACAGCTAGAGGTTGAGATCGTTCCAGGAGCAGAATCGTAG
- a CDS encoding efflux RND transporter permease subunit produces MKSISISSIAIQRHIGTLMVALAAIVVGVVFIFRLQVDLLPAITYPRIGLSLDVPGVSTAVVVEEVTKPLEDILSATEGIEQIFSRTREGSVRIDLYFQPGEDIDRALADATAIFNRNRDRVLPDGVENASLYKFSPSEEPFYEFAVESASLDNLELRIFAEEEIGRELNIIPGVASVEVSGGLTEEIGIDVDLQRLQALGIGFNTVEEALAQGDRDLAGGRLQGETGEPLVRTTGRWQSVAEIRNLRLNLANEAGASRLVYLEDVARITDGTAEQRVFVSLNGKPAIKVSVQKQPEANTISVTQAIKTKLANMQAVGTIPADMQLITTKNEAIFIRNSIANLITAGLIGTVLAAIAVLLFLGSLRQTFIIATAIPLAILTAIILMKLFGLSINIFSLGGLALGVGIVVDNSIVMLENIVLTVRKRGRDNRNYLTNSIAASQEVESALVASTATNLVAVVPFLLIGGLFSLLFQELILTISFAIAASLLLALTVVPMLASRLLGIKRSSKIAKFPFLVWFDRAFTRATESYRNILTRVIRHRLIVIILAFAIFGGSSYAMLQQLPQEILPSIDTGQARLYASFPPGTNLETNRRVMQAVDEILLNQPETEYAFTAAGGFLFGSSTIDNPLRSSGTITLKPNSDVEAYVERVENQFQQLNLVDTRLVVFPESVRGLTLDNSPVDEDIDLILQGANLDLLEQTGNEVLEMLDNRATKARYRTRNDPRPLEVQIIPDPARLADLGLTVTDLGTTVQTAISGTVATQLQRGDRLVDVRVRLNESSRQSITELEQLPILTNRGGTINLQDVASITLAEAPGEVQRLAQRNVFIIVGEFNEEAVFSEAMAELQSIMAEIELPDGINILPSYAANSSQEVQNSLKILGGLAVFLVFVVMAVQYNSLIDPLIILFTVPLALAGGILGLYITDTAVGATVLVGAVLLVGIVVNNAIVMVELANQLRQEQCDKPNGQGYTPGCASLRATAIISAATARLRPILMTTITTVLGMFPLALGIGEGAELLQPLGVVVFSGLALATLLTLFIVPCFYVLLHGK; encoded by the coding sequence ATGAAATCAATCTCTATTAGCAGCATTGCTATTCAACGTCATATTGGAACTTTGATGGTTGCATTGGCGGCAATTGTAGTCGGCGTAGTCTTTATCTTCAGGTTACAGGTAGATTTATTGCCAGCTATTACCTATCCTCGTATCGGTTTGAGCCTCGATGTTCCAGGCGTTTCTACTGCCGTAGTGGTTGAAGAAGTAACCAAACCATTAGAAGACATTTTGAGTGCTACTGAAGGGATCGAACAAATATTTTCTCGTACCAGAGAAGGCAGCGTTCGTATCGATCTTTATTTTCAACCAGGAGAAGACATCGATCGCGCTTTAGCAGATGCTACGGCAATTTTTAATCGCAACCGCGATCGCGTTTTACCCGATGGAGTTGAAAATGCCAGCCTATATAAGTTTTCACCTTCGGAAGAACCATTCTATGAATTTGCAGTAGAGTCAGCTTCGTTAGACAATCTAGAATTAAGAATATTTGCCGAAGAAGAAATAGGACGAGAGTTAAACATCATTCCAGGTGTGGCTTCGGTAGAGGTATCGGGAGGATTGACCGAAGAAATTGGCATTGATGTAGATTTGCAGAGATTACAGGCTTTGGGAATTGGTTTTAATACCGTTGAAGAAGCTTTAGCCCAGGGCGATCGCGATTTGGCTGGCGGTAGGCTGCAAGGTGAAACAGGCGAACCTTTAGTGAGAACTACGGGTAGATGGCAAAGCGTCGCCGAAATTCGCAATCTTCGTTTGAATTTAGCTAATGAAGCAGGTGCTAGTAGACTGGTCTATTTAGAGGATGTGGCGCGTATTACCGACGGTACTGCAGAACAGCGGGTATTTGTCTCACTAAATGGCAAACCTGCAATTAAGGTTAGCGTGCAGAAACAACCAGAAGCTAATACTATTAGCGTTACTCAGGCAATTAAAACCAAACTGGCAAATATGCAAGCTGTAGGAACTATTCCTGCGGATATGCAGTTAATTACTACCAAAAATGAGGCGATCTTTATTCGTAATTCCATTGCCAATCTGATTACGGCAGGATTAATCGGTACGGTGTTGGCAGCGATCGCCGTCTTGTTGTTTCTGGGTTCTTTGCGTCAGACATTTATCATTGCTACGGCAATTCCCCTGGCGATCCTTACCGCCATTATTCTCATGAAGCTATTTGGCTTGTCAATTAACATCTTCAGTTTGGGCGGATTGGCATTAGGGGTAGGTATTGTCGTCGATAACTCCATCGTGATGCTAGAAAATATCGTGCTGACAGTTAGAAAACGAGGTAGAGATAACCGCAACTATCTGACAAATTCGATCGCAGCCAGCCAGGAAGTAGAGTCGGCATTAGTGGCATCTACCGCCACTAATTTAGTTGCAGTTGTGCCTTTTTTGTTAATTGGCGGTTTATTTTCTTTATTATTTCAAGAATTAATTTTAACCATTAGCTTTGCGATCGCGGCTTCTTTGCTGTTGGCTTTGACTGTAGTTCCGATGTTAGCCTCGCGTCTGTTGGGTATAAAACGCAGCAGCAAGATTGCTAAATTCCCCTTTTTAGTCTGGTTCGATCGCGCCTTTACTAGAGCAACTGAGAGTTATCGAAACATTTTAACGAGAGTAATTCGCCATCGCCTCATCGTCATCATTTTAGCCTTTGCCATATTTGGCGGTAGTAGCTATGCAATGCTACAGCAACTTCCCCAAGAAATTTTACCTTCTATAGATACGGGACAGGCACGACTTTATGCCAGCTTTCCCCCAGGAACCAATTTAGAAACCAATCGAAGGGTAATGCAAGCAGTAGACGAAATTTTATTGAATCAACCAGAAACCGAATACGCTTTTACTGCCGCAGGTGGTTTTTTATTTGGTAGTAGCACCATTGATAATCCTTTGCGTAGTTCTGGGACTATTACCCTCAAACCCAATAGTGATGTTGAAGCTTATGTCGAACGAGTCGAAAACCAATTTCAACAGCTAAACCTAGTCGATACTCGCTTGGTTGTTTTTCCCGAATCGGTTAGGGGTTTGACTCTAGATAATTCTCCTGTAGACGAAGATATCGATTTAATTTTACAGGGAGCAAATCTCGACCTACTAGAACAAACTGGTAATGAGGTTTTAGAAATGTTAGATAATCGCGCTACTAAAGCCCGCTATCGCACTCGCAACGATCCCAGACCTCTAGAAGTCCAGATAATCCCCGATCCCGCCCGTTTGGCAGATTTAGGATTGACCGTAACCGATTTGGGAACGACGGTACAAACTGCAATTAGCGGTACTGTCGCTACCCAACTACAAAGAGGCGATCGCCTGGTAGATGTGCGAGTTCGCTTGAATGAAAGTTCTCGTCAGTCTATTACAGAATTAGAGCAGCTACCAATACTGACAAACCGAGGCGGTACGATAAATCTACAGGATGTGGCTTCGATAACTCTAGCCGAAGCACCAGGAGAAGTTCAAAGACTCGCCCAACGTAACGTCTTTATCATTGTCGGTGAATTTAATGAAGAAGCTGTCTTTAGTGAAGCAATGGCAGAATTACAGTCAATTATGGCTGAAATCGAATTGCCAGACGGCATTAATATTTTGCCCAGCTATGCAGCCAACTCCAGTCAGGAAGTGCAAAACTCGCTTAAGATTTTGGGAGGTTTGGCGGTTTTTCTAGTATTTGTAGTGATGGCGGTTCAGTATAATTCTCTAATCGATCCTTTGATAATCTTATTTACCGTTCCTCTGGCTCTGGCAGGAGGCATTTTGGGATTGTATATTACTGATACTGCCGTTGGTGCCACTGTCTTAGTAGGTGCGGTTCTTTTAGTAGGAATTGTGGTTAATAATGCGATCGTTATGGTGGAACTCGCCAATCAGCTACGACAGGAACAATGCGATAAGCCTAACGGACAGGGCTATACGCCGGGCTGTGCTTCGCTACGCGCTACGGCAATTATAAGTGCGGCAACCGCTAGACTGCGACCGATTTTGATGACTACTATTACGACAGTTTTAGGAATGTTTCCTTTAGCTCTCGGTATTGGTGAAGGAGCAGAACTCTTACAACCATTGGGAGTTGTAGTTTTTTCCGGTTTGGCTCTGGCAACTTTGCTGACTCTATTTATAGTTCCCTGCTTTTATGTCTTGCTGCATGGAAAATGA
- a CDS encoding DUF1540 domain-containing protein has product MAIDSGENNLGIVSECLVTDCTYNREKRCTAGGIYINTANGAALYYDCTTESLKPITQEREEVEDVSQCTVIDCSYNKGQSCIAEFITVFLSNNTARCDTYTK; this is encoded by the coding sequence ATGGCTATAGATAGCGGCGAAAACAATTTAGGTATCGTATCAGAATGCCTAGTAACTGATTGCACTTACAATCGCGAAAAGCGGTGTACGGCAGGTGGAATCTATATCAATACTGCCAATGGAGCCGCTTTGTATTATGACTGTACGACAGAATCTTTAAAACCAATAACCCAAGAACGAGAGGAAGTAGAGGACGTATCGCAATGTACGGTTATTGATTGTTCTTATAACAAAGGTCAGTCATGTATTGCCGAATTTATTACCGTTTTCTTGTCGAATAATACTGCTCGATGCGATACCTATACGAAGTAG
- a CDS encoding lipopolysaccharide assembly protein LapA domain-containing protein, with product MKTFVKLLVSLSFALWLGAIAIFSIQNIQPVSLKFITFESISIPVGVLLAFCVGVGTILGSLMPLLWQRRRRQY from the coding sequence ATGAAAACTTTCGTCAAATTGCTGGTTTCACTGTCGTTCGCCCTCTGGCTGGGGGCGATCGCCATTTTTTCGATCCAAAATATTCAACCTGTATCCCTTAAATTTATCACCTTTGAGTCAATTTCTATTCCTGTAGGAGTGTTGCTAGCTTTTTGTGTGGGTGTAGGAACAATCTTGGGTTCGTTAATGCCGCTTTTGTGGCAAAGACGGAGAAGACAGTATTAA